In Apis cerana isolate GH-2021 linkage group LG5, AcerK_1.0, whole genome shotgun sequence, a single genomic region encodes these proteins:
- the LOC107994397 gene encoding solute carrier family 12 member 6 isoform X4: protein MSEGTPKSQGKTMPDGSPARMEAGDGGGAGGDGDSMVGGGNSEKKNTEYETNLFLYSEEMEVRPRISTLLNSLSDYSNTIPAATDPDAKPPPVQGGARMGTLIGVFLPCIQNIFGVILFIRLTWVVGTAGAFQGFFIVLCCCCVTMLTAISMSAIATNGVVPAGGSYFMISRSLGPEFGGAVGMLFYTGTTLAAAMYIIGAVEIVLTYMAPSLSIFGDFTKDPNIMYNNFRVYGTGLLMVMGTIVFIGVKFVNKFATVALACVILSIVAVYVGLFYNFNGNESLKMCVLGRRLLKDINVLTECNKNTSGILHQLYCGNTTNTNKCDPYYMENDVTIINGIRGLASGVFLDNIWDSFQEEGQLIAYGRDPKDIDMMSNSSFNQIQVDLTTTFTILIGIFFPSVTGIMAGSNRSGDLADAQKSIPIGTICAILTTSTVYLSSVLLFAGTVDNLLLRDKFGQSIGGKLVVANMAWPNQWVILIGSFLSTLGAGLQSLTGAPRLLQAIAKDSIIPFLTPFATSSSRGEPTRALVLTVIICQCGILLGNVDYLAPLLSMFFLMCYGFVNLACALQTLLRTPNWRPRFKYYHWSLSFLGLSLCIAIMFMTSWYYALLAMGMAGCIYKYIEYRGAEKEWGDGIRGLALSAARYSLLRLEEGPPHTKNWRPQILILAKLTDDLVPKYRKLFAFASQLKAGKGLTICVSCIGGDYIQNTGKTLAAKVNLRKTIAEEKVKGFVDVLVAKDVVDGLCSLIQTTGLGGMKPNTVILGWPYSWKQSQEERNWRGFLQTVRAVAAARMALLVPKGINFFPDSTEKVVGNIDVWWIVHDGGLLMLLPFLLKQHRTWKNCKMRIFTVAQMEDNSIQMKKDLKKFLYDLRIEAEVEIVEMMDSDISAYTYERTLMMEQRNQMLRELRLNKKESLGVVQSLVDFNEVPAEENLPLVQAIVDHHHNVDVKVATKVRFQEPGSQNPNAVDEAQEKLVQETEGKEGEADVNDAGEEAKEGNEEETKLIGGSPKQENKENTEKEAKENEEKKTDSPESKKPTITPDEGNVRRMHTSIKLNEVIVKKSKNAQLVILNLPGPPRDTKLERESNYMEFLEVLTEGLERVLMVRGGGREVITIYS from the exons GAAGAGATGGAAGTTCGTCCTCGAATTTCCACGCTGCTCAACAGCCTGTCGGACTACAGCAACACGATTCCAGCTGCGACCGACCCGGATGCGAAACCTCCACCCGTGCAAGGTGGTGCACGAATGGGTACTTTGATCGGTGTCTTTCTGCCTTGCATCCAAAACATCTTTGGTGTGATTCTATTCATTCGTTTGACCTGGGTCGTTGGCACCGCTGGAGCTTTTCAGGGTTTCTTCATTGTGTTGTGTTGTTGTTGCGTG ACGATGCTGACAGCTATCAGTATGAGTGCCATCGCGACTAATGGCGTTGTACCAGCTGGAGGATCTTACTTCATGATATCCAGAAGTTTGGGTCCAGAATTCGGTGGTGCCGTAGGAATGCTCTTCTATACGGGTACCACTCTAGCTGCTGCTATGTATATCATCGGTGCTGTTGAAATTGTCCTG ACTTACATGGCGCCATCGCTTAGTATATTTGGAGACTTTACAAAAGACCCTAACATCATGTATAATAACTTTCGCGTATACGGTACTGGATTGCTTATGGTAATGGGCACTATCGTATTCATTGGTGTGAAATTTGTCAACAAGTTTGCGACTGTCGCCCTAGCTTGTGTCATTCTTTCTATCGTGGCTGTCTACGTAGGGTTATTCTATAACTTTAATGGCAACGAATCTCTCAA GATGTGTGTTCTCGGAAGGAGATTGTTAAAAGACATCAACGTACTTACCGAATGTAATAAGAATACTAGTGGAATTCTTCATCAACTCTACTGTGGAAATACAACCAACACAAACAAATGTGATCCTTATTATATGGAAAACGATGTGACTATTATAAATGGAATTCGTGGATTGGCCAGTGGTGTATTTTTag ACAATATATGGGACAGCTTTCAAGAAGAAGGCCAACTGATTGCCTATGGAAGAGATCCCAAAGATATTGACATGATGTCCAATTCTTCCTTCAATCAAATTCAAGTCGACCTTACCACTACCTTCACCATTCTTATTGGTATTTTCTTCCCTTCAGTCACag GAATCATGGCTGGCTCCAATAGATCAGGTGACTTAGCAGATGCCCAGAAATCTATTCCTATTGGTACTATTTGTGCCATTTTGACAACCTCAACAGTATATCTCTCCAGTGTTTTACTCTTTGCTGGTACAGTGGACAATCTTCTACTTCGAGATAAATTTGGCCAAAGTATTGGTGGCAAACTGGTAGTAGCGAATATGGCTTGGCCCAATCAATGGGTCATCTTGATTGGTTCTTTCCTGTCCACTCTTGGTGCTGGACTTCAATCTTTAACGGGCGCTCCACGATTACTCCAAGCTATCGCTAAGGACAGTATCATTCCTTTTTTAACTCCATTCGCCACCAGTTCGAGTCGAGGAGAACCTACAAGAGCTCTAGTATTGACAGTAATCATTTGCCAATGTGGTATTCTTCTTGGCAATGTTGACTATTTGGCTCCCTTATTATCAATGTTCTTTCTCATGTGCTATGGCTTTGTAAACCTGGCTTGTGCTCTACAAACTCTTCTCAGAACACCTAACTGGCGACCAAGATTCAAATACTATCATTGGAGTCTTTCTTTTCTCGGTCTGTCCCTCTGCATTGCCATCATGTTCATGACAAGTTGGTACTATGCTTTATTGGCCATGGGAATGGCTGGCTGTATTTACAAATACATTGAATACCGTGGTGCTGAGAAAGAATGGGGTGATGGTATTCGTGGTCTAGCTCTATCAGCCGCTCGTTACTCTCTTTTGAGACTGGAGGAAGGGCCACCTCACACAAAGAACTGGCGACCACAAATTCTCATCTTGGCTAAGCTGACAGATGATCTAGTACCCAAATATCGCAAATTATTCGCATTTGCTAGTCAATTGAAGGCTGGAAAAGGTTTGACAATCTGTGTCAGCTGCATCGGTGGTGATTACATTCAGAACACTGGCAAGACTTTGGCCGCAAAAGTGAATTTGCGCAAGACGATCGCAGAGGAAAAAGTAAAAGGATTCGTAGATGTCTTAGTGGCTAAGGATGTCGTCGATGGTCTCTGTTCTTTGATTCAAACAACCGGATTAGGCGGCATGAAGCCTAATACTGTGATTCTTGGCTGGCCCTATAGCTGGAAACAATcacaagaagaaagaaattggagGGGATTCTTACAGACTGTCAGAGCAGTTGCCGCAGCCAGAATGGCTCTTTTGGTACCTAAAGGAATTAACTTCTTCCCTGATTCAACGGAAAAAGTTGTGGGAAATATCGATGTCTGGTGGATCGTGCACGATGGCGGTCTTCTGATGCTGTTGCCATTCTTGCTGAAGCAACATCGCACATGGAAGAATTGCAAAATGAGAATCTTCACAGTCGCCCAGATGGAGGATAATTCTATTCAGATGAAGAaggatttgaaaaaattcctgTACGACCTGAGAATCGAAGCTGAAGTGGAGATCGTGGAAAtg ATGGATTCAGACATATCTGCATATACTTACGAGCGAACTTTGATGATGGAGCAGAGGAACCAAATGTTGAGAGAGTTGCGACTAAACAAGAAGGAGTCCCTAGGAGTG GTGCAGTCATTGGTGGACTTCAACGAGGTACCCGCTGAAGAAAATTTACCTCTG GTGCAGGCGATTGTGGATCATCACCACAACGTGGACGTGAAGGTGGCCACCAAAGTGAGATTCCAGGAGCCTGGAAGCCAGAATCCTAACGCGGTTGACGAGGCGCAAGAGAAATTGGTACAGGAGACGGAAGGCAAAGAGGGAGAGGCAGATGTTAATGACGCTGGAGAAGAAGCTAAAGAGGGCAATGAGGAGGAAACGAAATTGATTGGTGGGTCGCCGAAACAGGAAAATAAGGAGAATACGGAGAAGGAAGCGAAAGAGAACGAGGAGAAGAAAACTGATAGTCCAGAATCTAAGAAACCTACGATAACACC GGATGAAGGTAACGTAAGACGTATGCATACTTCCATCAAATTGAACGAAGTGATCGTGAAGAAGAGCAAAAATGCTCAGTTAGTCATACTCAATCTACCTGGACCACCAAGAGACACCAAACTAGAACGCGAATCAAATT ATATGGAATTTTTAGAGGTTCTCACCGAGGGTCTTGAGAGGGTGCTGATGGTACGTGGAGGTGGACGGGAGGTGATCACTATCTATTCGTGA
- the LOC107994397 gene encoding solute carrier family 12 member 4 isoform X6: MSEGTPKSQGKTMPDGSPARMEAGDGGGAGGDGDSMVGGGNSEKKNTEYETNLFLYSEEMEVRPRISTLLNSLSDYSNTIPAATDPDAKPPPVQGGARMGTLIGVFLPCIQNIFGVILFIRLTWVVGTAGAFQGFFIVLCCCCVTMLTAISMSAIATNGVVPAGGSYFMISRSLGPEFGGAVGMLFYTGTTLAAAMYIIGAVEIVLTYMAPSLSIFGDFTKDPNIMYNNFRVYGTGLLMVMGTIVFIGVKFVNKFATVALACVILSIVAVYVGLFYNFNGNESLKMCVLGRRLLKDINVLTECNKNTSGILHQLYCGNTTNTNKCDPYYMENDVTIINGIRGLASGVFLDNIWDSFQEEGQLIAYGRDPKDIDMMSNSSFNQIQVDLTTTFTILIGIFFPSVTGIMAGSNRSGDLADAQKSIPIGTICAILTTSTVYLSSVLLFAGTVDNLLLRDKFGQSIGGKLVVANMAWPNQWVILIGSFLSTLGAGLQSLTGAPRLLQAIAKDSIIPFLTPFATSSSRGEPTRALVLTVIICQCGILLGNVDYLAPLLSMFFLMCYGFVNLACALQTLLRTPNWRPRFKYYHWSLSFLGLSLCIAIMFMTSWYYALLAMGMAGCIYKYIEYRGAEKEWGDGIRGLALSAARYSLLRLEEGPPHTKNWRPQILILAKLTDDLVPKYRKLFAFASQLKAGKGLTICVSCIGGDYIQNTGKTLAAKVNLRKTIAEEKVKGFVDVLVAKDVVDGLCSLIQTTGLGGMKPNTVILGWPYSWKQSQEERNWRGFLQTVRAVAAARMALLVPKGINFFPDSTEKVVGNIDVWWIVHDGGLLMLLPFLLKQHRTWKNCKMRIFTVAQMEDNSIQMKKDLKKFLYDLRIEAEVEIVEMMDSDISAYTYERTLMMEQRNQMLRELRLNKKESLGVVQSLVDFNEVQAIVDHHHNVDVKVATKVRFQEPGSQNPNAVDEAQEKLVQETEGKEGEADVNDAGEEAKEGNEEETKLIGGSPKQENKENTEKEAKENEEKKTDSPESKKPTITPDEGNVRRMHTSIKLNEVIVKKSKNAQLVILNLPGPPRDTKLERESNYMEFLEVLTEGLERVLMVRGGGREVITIYS; this comes from the exons GAAGAGATGGAAGTTCGTCCTCGAATTTCCACGCTGCTCAACAGCCTGTCGGACTACAGCAACACGATTCCAGCTGCGACCGACCCGGATGCGAAACCTCCACCCGTGCAAGGTGGTGCACGAATGGGTACTTTGATCGGTGTCTTTCTGCCTTGCATCCAAAACATCTTTGGTGTGATTCTATTCATTCGTTTGACCTGGGTCGTTGGCACCGCTGGAGCTTTTCAGGGTTTCTTCATTGTGTTGTGTTGTTGTTGCGTG ACGATGCTGACAGCTATCAGTATGAGTGCCATCGCGACTAATGGCGTTGTACCAGCTGGAGGATCTTACTTCATGATATCCAGAAGTTTGGGTCCAGAATTCGGTGGTGCCGTAGGAATGCTCTTCTATACGGGTACCACTCTAGCTGCTGCTATGTATATCATCGGTGCTGTTGAAATTGTCCTG ACTTACATGGCGCCATCGCTTAGTATATTTGGAGACTTTACAAAAGACCCTAACATCATGTATAATAACTTTCGCGTATACGGTACTGGATTGCTTATGGTAATGGGCACTATCGTATTCATTGGTGTGAAATTTGTCAACAAGTTTGCGACTGTCGCCCTAGCTTGTGTCATTCTTTCTATCGTGGCTGTCTACGTAGGGTTATTCTATAACTTTAATGGCAACGAATCTCTCAA GATGTGTGTTCTCGGAAGGAGATTGTTAAAAGACATCAACGTACTTACCGAATGTAATAAGAATACTAGTGGAATTCTTCATCAACTCTACTGTGGAAATACAACCAACACAAACAAATGTGATCCTTATTATATGGAAAACGATGTGACTATTATAAATGGAATTCGTGGATTGGCCAGTGGTGTATTTTTag ACAATATATGGGACAGCTTTCAAGAAGAAGGCCAACTGATTGCCTATGGAAGAGATCCCAAAGATATTGACATGATGTCCAATTCTTCCTTCAATCAAATTCAAGTCGACCTTACCACTACCTTCACCATTCTTATTGGTATTTTCTTCCCTTCAGTCACag GAATCATGGCTGGCTCCAATAGATCAGGTGACTTAGCAGATGCCCAGAAATCTATTCCTATTGGTACTATTTGTGCCATTTTGACAACCTCAACAGTATATCTCTCCAGTGTTTTACTCTTTGCTGGTACAGTGGACAATCTTCTACTTCGAGATAAATTTGGCCAAAGTATTGGTGGCAAACTGGTAGTAGCGAATATGGCTTGGCCCAATCAATGGGTCATCTTGATTGGTTCTTTCCTGTCCACTCTTGGTGCTGGACTTCAATCTTTAACGGGCGCTCCACGATTACTCCAAGCTATCGCTAAGGACAGTATCATTCCTTTTTTAACTCCATTCGCCACCAGTTCGAGTCGAGGAGAACCTACAAGAGCTCTAGTATTGACAGTAATCATTTGCCAATGTGGTATTCTTCTTGGCAATGTTGACTATTTGGCTCCCTTATTATCAATGTTCTTTCTCATGTGCTATGGCTTTGTAAACCTGGCTTGTGCTCTACAAACTCTTCTCAGAACACCTAACTGGCGACCAAGATTCAAATACTATCATTGGAGTCTTTCTTTTCTCGGTCTGTCCCTCTGCATTGCCATCATGTTCATGACAAGTTGGTACTATGCTTTATTGGCCATGGGAATGGCTGGCTGTATTTACAAATACATTGAATACCGTGGTGCTGAGAAAGAATGGGGTGATGGTATTCGTGGTCTAGCTCTATCAGCCGCTCGTTACTCTCTTTTGAGACTGGAGGAAGGGCCACCTCACACAAAGAACTGGCGACCACAAATTCTCATCTTGGCTAAGCTGACAGATGATCTAGTACCCAAATATCGCAAATTATTCGCATTTGCTAGTCAATTGAAGGCTGGAAAAGGTTTGACAATCTGTGTCAGCTGCATCGGTGGTGATTACATTCAGAACACTGGCAAGACTTTGGCCGCAAAAGTGAATTTGCGCAAGACGATCGCAGAGGAAAAAGTAAAAGGATTCGTAGATGTCTTAGTGGCTAAGGATGTCGTCGATGGTCTCTGTTCTTTGATTCAAACAACCGGATTAGGCGGCATGAAGCCTAATACTGTGATTCTTGGCTGGCCCTATAGCTGGAAACAATcacaagaagaaagaaattggagGGGATTCTTACAGACTGTCAGAGCAGTTGCCGCAGCCAGAATGGCTCTTTTGGTACCTAAAGGAATTAACTTCTTCCCTGATTCAACGGAAAAAGTTGTGGGAAATATCGATGTCTGGTGGATCGTGCACGATGGCGGTCTTCTGATGCTGTTGCCATTCTTGCTGAAGCAACATCGCACATGGAAGAATTGCAAAATGAGAATCTTCACAGTCGCCCAGATGGAGGATAATTCTATTCAGATGAAGAaggatttgaaaaaattcctgTACGACCTGAGAATCGAAGCTGAAGTGGAGATCGTGGAAAtg ATGGATTCAGACATATCTGCATATACTTACGAGCGAACTTTGATGATGGAGCAGAGGAACCAAATGTTGAGAGAGTTGCGACTAAACAAGAAGGAGTCCCTAGGAGTG GTGCAGTCATTGGTGGACTTCAACGAG GTGCAGGCGATTGTGGATCATCACCACAACGTGGACGTGAAGGTGGCCACCAAAGTGAGATTCCAGGAGCCTGGAAGCCAGAATCCTAACGCGGTTGACGAGGCGCAAGAGAAATTGGTACAGGAGACGGAAGGCAAAGAGGGAGAGGCAGATGTTAATGACGCTGGAGAAGAAGCTAAAGAGGGCAATGAGGAGGAAACGAAATTGATTGGTGGGTCGCCGAAACAGGAAAATAAGGAGAATACGGAGAAGGAAGCGAAAGAGAACGAGGAGAAGAAAACTGATAGTCCAGAATCTAAGAAACCTACGATAACACC GGATGAAGGTAACGTAAGACGTATGCATACTTCCATCAAATTGAACGAAGTGATCGTGAAGAAGAGCAAAAATGCTCAGTTAGTCATACTCAATCTACCTGGACCACCAAGAGACACCAAACTAGAACGCGAATCAAATT ATATGGAATTTTTAGAGGTTCTCACCGAGGGTCTTGAGAGGGTGCTGATGGTACGTGGAGGTGGACGGGAGGTGATCACTATCTATTCGTGA
- the LOC107994397 gene encoding solute carrier family 12 member 4 isoform X2, with the protein MERFRVTPANNTSQYAPQQQQSLDYDPPLNGTQLEHQHLVPKSTSECDGGGAGGDGDSMVGGGNSEKKNTEYETNLFLYSEEMEVRPRISTLLNSLSDYSNTIPAATDPDAKPPPVQGGARMGTLIGVFLPCIQNIFGVILFIRLTWVVGTAGAFQGFFIVLCCCCVTMLTAISMSAIATNGVVPAGGSYFMISRSLGPEFGGAVGMLFYTGTTLAAAMYIIGAVEIVLTYMAPSLSIFGDFTKDPNIMYNNFRVYGTGLLMVMGTIVFIGVKFVNKFATVALACVILSIVAVYVGLFYNFNGNESLKMCVLGRRLLKDINVLTECNKNTSGILHQLYCGNTTNTNKCDPYYMENDVTIINGIRGLASGVFLDNIWDSFQEEGQLIAYGRDPKDIDMMSNSSFNQIQVDLTTTFTILIGIFFPSVTGIMAGSNRSGDLADAQKSIPIGTICAILTTSTVYLSSVLLFAGTVDNLLLRDKFGQSIGGKLVVANMAWPNQWVILIGSFLSTLGAGLQSLTGAPRLLQAIAKDSIIPFLTPFATSSSRGEPTRALVLTVIICQCGILLGNVDYLAPLLSMFFLMCYGFVNLACALQTLLRTPNWRPRFKYYHWSLSFLGLSLCIAIMFMTSWYYALLAMGMAGCIYKYIEYRGAEKEWGDGIRGLALSAARYSLLRLEEGPPHTKNWRPQILILAKLTDDLVPKYRKLFAFASQLKAGKGLTICVSCIGGDYIQNTGKTLAAKVNLRKTIAEEKVKGFVDVLVAKDVVDGLCSLIQTTGLGGMKPNTVILGWPYSWKQSQEERNWRGFLQTVRAVAAARMALLVPKGINFFPDSTEKVVGNIDVWWIVHDGGLLMLLPFLLKQHRTWKNCKMRIFTVAQMEDNSIQMKKDLKKFLYDLRIEAEVEIVEMMDSDISAYTYERTLMMEQRNQMLRELRLNKKESLGVVQSLVDFNEVQAIVDHHHNVDVKVATKVRFQEPGSQNPNAVDEAQEKLVQETEGKEGEADVNDAGEEAKEGNEEETKLIGGSPKQENKENTEKEAKENEEKKTDSPESKKPTITPDEGNVRRMHTSIKLNEVIVKKSKNAQLVILNLPGPPRDTKLERESNYMEFLEVLTEGLERVLMVRGGGREVITIYS; encoded by the exons GAAGAGATGGAAGTTCGTCCTCGAATTTCCACGCTGCTCAACAGCCTGTCGGACTACAGCAACACGATTCCAGCTGCGACCGACCCGGATGCGAAACCTCCACCCGTGCAAGGTGGTGCACGAATGGGTACTTTGATCGGTGTCTTTCTGCCTTGCATCCAAAACATCTTTGGTGTGATTCTATTCATTCGTTTGACCTGGGTCGTTGGCACCGCTGGAGCTTTTCAGGGTTTCTTCATTGTGTTGTGTTGTTGTTGCGTG ACGATGCTGACAGCTATCAGTATGAGTGCCATCGCGACTAATGGCGTTGTACCAGCTGGAGGATCTTACTTCATGATATCCAGAAGTTTGGGTCCAGAATTCGGTGGTGCCGTAGGAATGCTCTTCTATACGGGTACCACTCTAGCTGCTGCTATGTATATCATCGGTGCTGTTGAAATTGTCCTG ACTTACATGGCGCCATCGCTTAGTATATTTGGAGACTTTACAAAAGACCCTAACATCATGTATAATAACTTTCGCGTATACGGTACTGGATTGCTTATGGTAATGGGCACTATCGTATTCATTGGTGTGAAATTTGTCAACAAGTTTGCGACTGTCGCCCTAGCTTGTGTCATTCTTTCTATCGTGGCTGTCTACGTAGGGTTATTCTATAACTTTAATGGCAACGAATCTCTCAA GATGTGTGTTCTCGGAAGGAGATTGTTAAAAGACATCAACGTACTTACCGAATGTAATAAGAATACTAGTGGAATTCTTCATCAACTCTACTGTGGAAATACAACCAACACAAACAAATGTGATCCTTATTATATGGAAAACGATGTGACTATTATAAATGGAATTCGTGGATTGGCCAGTGGTGTATTTTTag ACAATATATGGGACAGCTTTCAAGAAGAAGGCCAACTGATTGCCTATGGAAGAGATCCCAAAGATATTGACATGATGTCCAATTCTTCCTTCAATCAAATTCAAGTCGACCTTACCACTACCTTCACCATTCTTATTGGTATTTTCTTCCCTTCAGTCACag GAATCATGGCTGGCTCCAATAGATCAGGTGACTTAGCAGATGCCCAGAAATCTATTCCTATTGGTACTATTTGTGCCATTTTGACAACCTCAACAGTATATCTCTCCAGTGTTTTACTCTTTGCTGGTACAGTGGACAATCTTCTACTTCGAGATAAATTTGGCCAAAGTATTGGTGGCAAACTGGTAGTAGCGAATATGGCTTGGCCCAATCAATGGGTCATCTTGATTGGTTCTTTCCTGTCCACTCTTGGTGCTGGACTTCAATCTTTAACGGGCGCTCCACGATTACTCCAAGCTATCGCTAAGGACAGTATCATTCCTTTTTTAACTCCATTCGCCACCAGTTCGAGTCGAGGAGAACCTACAAGAGCTCTAGTATTGACAGTAATCATTTGCCAATGTGGTATTCTTCTTGGCAATGTTGACTATTTGGCTCCCTTATTATCAATGTTCTTTCTCATGTGCTATGGCTTTGTAAACCTGGCTTGTGCTCTACAAACTCTTCTCAGAACACCTAACTGGCGACCAAGATTCAAATACTATCATTGGAGTCTTTCTTTTCTCGGTCTGTCCCTCTGCATTGCCATCATGTTCATGACAAGTTGGTACTATGCTTTATTGGCCATGGGAATGGCTGGCTGTATTTACAAATACATTGAATACCGTGGTGCTGAGAAAGAATGGGGTGATGGTATTCGTGGTCTAGCTCTATCAGCCGCTCGTTACTCTCTTTTGAGACTGGAGGAAGGGCCACCTCACACAAAGAACTGGCGACCACAAATTCTCATCTTGGCTAAGCTGACAGATGATCTAGTACCCAAATATCGCAAATTATTCGCATTTGCTAGTCAATTGAAGGCTGGAAAAGGTTTGACAATCTGTGTCAGCTGCATCGGTGGTGATTACATTCAGAACACTGGCAAGACTTTGGCCGCAAAAGTGAATTTGCGCAAGACGATCGCAGAGGAAAAAGTAAAAGGATTCGTAGATGTCTTAGTGGCTAAGGATGTCGTCGATGGTCTCTGTTCTTTGATTCAAACAACCGGATTAGGCGGCATGAAGCCTAATACTGTGATTCTTGGCTGGCCCTATAGCTGGAAACAATcacaagaagaaagaaattggagGGGATTCTTACAGACTGTCAGAGCAGTTGCCGCAGCCAGAATGGCTCTTTTGGTACCTAAAGGAATTAACTTCTTCCCTGATTCAACGGAAAAAGTTGTGGGAAATATCGATGTCTGGTGGATCGTGCACGATGGCGGTCTTCTGATGCTGTTGCCATTCTTGCTGAAGCAACATCGCACATGGAAGAATTGCAAAATGAGAATCTTCACAGTCGCCCAGATGGAGGATAATTCTATTCAGATGAAGAaggatttgaaaaaattcctgTACGACCTGAGAATCGAAGCTGAAGTGGAGATCGTGGAAAtg ATGGATTCAGACATATCTGCATATACTTACGAGCGAACTTTGATGATGGAGCAGAGGAACCAAATGTTGAGAGAGTTGCGACTAAACAAGAAGGAGTCCCTAGGAGTG GTGCAGTCATTGGTGGACTTCAACGAG GTGCAGGCGATTGTGGATCATCACCACAACGTGGACGTGAAGGTGGCCACCAAAGTGAGATTCCAGGAGCCTGGAAGCCAGAATCCTAACGCGGTTGACGAGGCGCAAGAGAAATTGGTACAGGAGACGGAAGGCAAAGAGGGAGAGGCAGATGTTAATGACGCTGGAGAAGAAGCTAAAGAGGGCAATGAGGAGGAAACGAAATTGATTGGTGGGTCGCCGAAACAGGAAAATAAGGAGAATACGGAGAAGGAAGCGAAAGAGAACGAGGAGAAGAAAACTGATAGTCCAGAATCTAAGAAACCTACGATAACACC GGATGAAGGTAACGTAAGACGTATGCATACTTCCATCAAATTGAACGAAGTGATCGTGAAGAAGAGCAAAAATGCTCAGTTAGTCATACTCAATCTACCTGGACCACCAAGAGACACCAAACTAGAACGCGAATCAAATT ATATGGAATTTTTAGAGGTTCTCACCGAGGGTCTTGAGAGGGTGCTGATGGTACGTGGAGGTGGACGGGAGGTGATCACTATCTATTCGTGA